A window of Tautonia plasticadhaerens contains these coding sequences:
- a CDS encoding aldo/keto reductase: protein MRYRLLGNSGLRVSELCLGTMTFGEEWGSGSSKDESRAILDAFFEAGGNFIDTANMYTNGTSEAMLGEFLQGDRDRAVLATKYTNAMPGTDPNAGGNQRKNMMRSVEASLKRLRTDYIDLYWLHVWDQITPLEEVMRAFDDLVRQGKILHVGVSDMAAWAVARANTLAELRGWSPFVGLQIEYSLVERTVERELLPMAEALGLGVTAWSPLAGGVLTGKYARGQAEVDARYHNEMMKHFAPSGDRIEAIVSEVRAVAEEVGRSSAQVALAWLRHQPTPVIPIVGARRLEQFRDNLACLDLRLDEAHLGRLGAASRVELGFPHSFYDNEMVKAFVFGGMRDLIDN, encoded by the coding sequence ATGCGTTATCGACTGCTCGGGAACTCGGGCCTGCGGGTCTCGGAGCTGTGCCTCGGGACGATGACCTTCGGCGAGGAATGGGGCAGCGGCTCTTCGAAGGACGAGAGCCGGGCCATCCTCGACGCCTTCTTCGAGGCCGGAGGCAACTTCATCGATACGGCCAACATGTACACCAACGGCACCAGCGAGGCGATGCTCGGCGAATTCCTCCAGGGGGACCGGGATCGGGCCGTGCTGGCGACCAAGTACACCAACGCCATGCCCGGCACCGACCCCAACGCCGGCGGCAACCAGCGTAAGAACATGATGCGGTCGGTCGAGGCGAGCCTGAAGCGGCTGAGGACCGACTACATCGACCTCTACTGGCTTCACGTCTGGGACCAGATCACGCCCCTGGAGGAGGTGATGAGGGCCTTCGACGACCTCGTGCGGCAGGGGAAGATCCTCCACGTCGGCGTCTCCGACATGGCCGCCTGGGCGGTGGCACGGGCAAACACGCTGGCGGAGCTGCGGGGCTGGTCGCCGTTCGTCGGGCTCCAGATCGAGTACAGCCTGGTCGAACGGACGGTGGAGCGGGAGCTGCTGCCGATGGCCGAGGCCCTGGGCCTGGGCGTGACGGCCTGGTCCCCCCTGGCGGGCGGCGTGCTGACCGGCAAGTACGCCAGGGGCCAGGCCGAGGTCGACGCCCGGTATCACAACGAGATGATGAAGCACTTCGCCCCGTCCGGAGACCGCATCGAGGCGATCGTCTCCGAGGTCCGGGCAGTGGCCGAGGAGGTCGGCCGTTCGTCCGCCCAGGTGGCACTGGCCTGGCTCCGACATCAGCCGACCCCGGTCATCCCGATCGTCGGGGCCAGGCGCCTGGAGCAGTTCCGGGACAACCTCGCCTGCCTCGACCTGAGGCTCGACGAGGCCCACCTCGGGCGGCTCGGTGCGGCGAGCCGGGTCGAACTGGGCTTCCCGCACAGCTTCTACGACAACGAGATGGTGAAGGCGTTCGTCTTCGGCGGCATGAGGGATCTCATCGACAACTGA
- a CDS encoding SDR family oxidoreductase yields the protein METKRLDGKVALVTGSSRGIGRAIALRLARDGAAVVVNYAGNAEAARAVVSEIESLGGRAVAVRADVGVVADVARLFDEAIGQFGRLDILVNNAGIILYKPLADVGEEEFDRLFAVNVKGTFFCCQQAARRLADGGRIVNFSSSTTALMLPTYSAYVATKGAVEQLSHVLAKELGPRGITVNVVSPGPTDTELFGRGKTEEDKRRYAQMAALGRLGTPEDIADVVAFLAGEEARWVTGQNLRANGGLI from the coding sequence ATGGAGACGAAGCGGCTCGACGGGAAGGTGGCCCTGGTGACGGGATCGTCCAGGGGGATCGGCCGGGCCATCGCCCTGCGTCTGGCCCGAGACGGCGCCGCCGTGGTCGTCAACTACGCCGGCAACGCCGAGGCGGCTCGGGCGGTCGTCTCCGAGATCGAGTCCCTCGGCGGCCGGGCCGTGGCGGTGCGGGCCGACGTGGGTGTCGTCGCCGATGTGGCAAGGCTGTTCGACGAGGCGATCGGCCAGTTCGGCCGTCTGGACATCCTCGTCAACAACGCCGGGATCATCCTCTACAAGCCGCTGGCCGACGTGGGCGAGGAGGAGTTCGACCGCCTCTTCGCCGTCAACGTCAAGGGAACCTTCTTCTGCTGCCAGCAGGCGGCCCGGCGGCTGGCCGACGGCGGACGGATCGTCAACTTCTCGTCCTCGACGACGGCGCTGATGCTGCCCACCTACTCGGCCTATGTCGCCACCAAGGGGGCGGTCGAGCAGCTTTCGCACGTCCTGGCGAAGGAACTCGGCCCCCGTGGGATCACCGTCAACGTCGTCTCGCCGGGGCCGACCGACACGGAGTTGTTCGGCCGGGGCAAGACCGAGGAGGACAAGAGACGGTACGCCCAGATGGCGGCGCTGGGTCGCCTCGGGACGCCCGAGGACATCGCCGACGTGGTGGCATTCCTGGCGGGCGAGGAGGCCCGGTGGGTCACGGGCCAGAACCTCCGGGCCAACGGCGGCCTGATTTGA
- a CDS encoding DUF1572 family protein, with amino-acid sequence MGEAGGSTGDRAAVAEDFVAEARTSLETAVSLIRHGVGQLDDEQVWWRPREGMNSAGNLLLHLAGNLRQRFGSVIGGEPVDRDRFGEFTERGPIPKGELLRRFEEAARHAEEILAGLTPERLSETCRHQLFAGTAEKTVIGVVLQALTHLHGHAQEILHLARLQLGEGYAFRQPAGVPPELRGGG; translated from the coding sequence ATGGGCGAGGCAGGGGGATCGACCGGCGATCGGGCGGCCGTGGCGGAGGACTTCGTGGCCGAGGCCCGCACGAGCCTGGAGACGGCCGTCTCCCTGATCCGGCACGGCGTCGGCCAGCTGGATGACGAGCAGGTCTGGTGGCGGCCTCGGGAGGGGATGAACTCCGCCGGCAACCTGCTGCTGCACCTGGCCGGCAACCTCCGCCAGCGGTTCGGCTCGGTCATCGGCGGCGAGCCCGTCGACCGGGACCGCTTCGGCGAGTTCACCGAGCGGGGACCGATCCCGAAGGGTGAGCTGCTCCGCCGCTTCGAGGAGGCCGCCCGCCATGCCGAAGAGATCCTGGCCGGTCTCACGCCCGAGCGGCTCTCCGAGACCTGTCGCCATCAGCTTTTCGCCGGGACGGCGGAGAAGACGGTGATCGGCGTCGTCCTCCAGGCGTTGACCCACCTGCACGGCCACGCCCAGGAGATCCTGCACCTGGCCCGGTTGCAGCTGGGCGAGGGCTACGCCTTCCGACAGCCGGCGGGGGTTCCGCCCGAGCTGCGTGGCGGGGGCTGA
- a CDS encoding pyridoxamine 5'-phosphate oxidase family protein, which yields MGKVYDGIDDRLAEFLGRQHVFFVGTAPSDPEGHLNVSPKGLDTFRILGPHSVAYLDLTGSGIETVAHLRDNGRVTLMFCAFEGRPLIVRLYGRGRVVEPGDGEWDCLISRFPDYPGARSVVVVDVERVADSCGYAMPLYEFKGERSQLIAYAENKGPEGMEEYKARKNARSIDGLPGLGGVRG from the coding sequence ATGGGCAAAGTGTACGACGGCATCGACGACCGCCTGGCGGAGTTCCTCGGGCGTCAGCACGTCTTTTTCGTGGGGACCGCCCCATCCGACCCGGAGGGGCACCTGAACGTCTCGCCCAAGGGCCTGGACACGTTCCGCATCCTCGGGCCGCACTCGGTGGCCTACCTCGACCTGACCGGCAGCGGCATCGAGACGGTCGCCCACCTGCGGGACAACGGGCGGGTCACGCTGATGTTCTGTGCCTTCGAAGGCCGCCCGCTCATCGTGCGGCTCTACGGCCGGGGCCGGGTCGTCGAGCCCGGCGACGGCGAGTGGGACTGCCTGATTTCCCGCTTCCCCGATTACCCCGGCGCCCGCTCGGTGGTCGTGGTGGACGTGGAGCGGGTCGCCGACTCCTGCGGCTACGCCATGCCGCTCTACGAATTCAAGGGTGAGCGGTCGCAGCTGATCGCCTATGCCGAGAACAAGGGGCCGGAGGGGATGGAGGAGTACAAGGCCCGGAAGAATGCCCGGAGCATCGACGGGCTGCCCGGCCTCGGGGGCGTCCGGGGCTGA
- a CDS encoding MFS transporter has protein sequence MIGRRTLWAMAVGCGLSVANLYYAQPLLADMAADLGVSDRRMGTVAMLSQVGYAAGMLLFVPLGDRLERRSFILTTLGAVTVALLGVAAAPGYPWLAAASLAVGVTTIAPQLLIPFAAHLAGPGERGRVVGTVMSGLLIGILAARTVSGVVGEHLGWRAMYALAAALMVALALALRVLLPRSQPEHSGMGYLGLLRSIGGLLREEPALRQSCLFGAMGFGAFSAFWTTLAFHLTGPPFGYEAGAVGLFGLVGVAGALAAPLAGRLADRRSPRSTIGAGLSLVLVSFLIFAGLGRTLWGLVAGVVLMDLGAQSAHISNQSRIFAVRPEARSRMNTAYMVAAFAGGALGSYGGAWGWGLAGWRGVCVVGLAMTTAGLIAFAATSARRRAPAVTVGGDA, from the coding sequence ATGATCGGACGCCGCACCTTGTGGGCCATGGCCGTCGGCTGCGGCCTGTCTGTCGCCAACCTCTACTACGCCCAGCCGCTCCTGGCCGACATGGCCGCCGACTTGGGCGTCTCCGACCGGCGCATGGGCACGGTCGCCATGCTCTCGCAGGTCGGCTACGCCGCCGGCATGCTCCTGTTCGTGCCCCTGGGCGACCGGCTGGAGCGGCGGTCTTTCATCCTCACGACGCTCGGGGCCGTCACGGTCGCCCTGCTCGGGGTCGCCGCCGCACCGGGCTACCCCTGGCTGGCCGCCGCCAGCCTGGCCGTGGGCGTCACCACGATCGCCCCGCAACTGCTCATCCCTTTTGCCGCCCACCTGGCCGGGCCGGGCGAGCGGGGTCGGGTGGTGGGCACGGTAATGAGCGGCCTGCTCATCGGCATCCTCGCCGCCCGGACGGTCAGCGGCGTGGTCGGCGAGCACCTCGGCTGGCGGGCGATGTACGCCCTCGCCGCCGCCCTGATGGTCGCCCTCGCCCTGGCGCTGCGGGTGCTGCTGCCGAGGTCGCAGCCCGAGCACTCGGGGATGGGCTACCTCGGCCTGCTGCGGTCGATCGGCGGGCTGCTGCGGGAGGAGCCGGCGCTGCGGCAGTCGTGCCTCTTCGGGGCGATGGGCTTCGGGGCCTTCAGCGCCTTCTGGACGACCCTGGCGTTCCACCTGACCGGCCCGCCCTTCGGGTACGAGGCCGGGGCGGTCGGGCTGTTCGGCCTGGTGGGCGTGGCCGGGGCGCTGGCCGCCCCGCTGGCGGGGCGGCTGGCCGACCGACGCAGCCCCCGCTCGACGATCGGGGCGGGCCTGTCGTTGGTCCTGGTCTCCTTCCTCATCTTTGCCGGCCTGGGCCGGACGCTGTGGGGCCTGGTGGCGGGGGTGGTCCTGATGGACCTGGGGGCGCAGTCGGCGCACATCTCCAACCAGTCCCGCATCTTCGCCGTGCGCCCCGAGGCCCGCAGCCGGATGAACACCGCCTACATGGTCGCCGCCTTCGCCGGCGGGGCGCTCGGCTCCTACGGCGGGGCCTGGGGCTGGGGCCTGGCCGGCTGGCGAGGGGTCTGCGTAGTCGGCCTGGCGATGACGACGGCGGGCCTGATCGCCTTCGCCGCCACGTCCGCCCGACGGAGGGCGCCCGCCGTGACCGTCGGCGGCGATGCGTGA
- a CDS encoding alkene reductase yields MGERPGLFTPVRVGPLELPNRIVMSPMTRIRADEGCAPGERMVRYYAQRASAGLIITEGTHPSPMGRGYTSPPGLHTEEQAAGWRRVTDAVHAAGGRIFVQLMHAGRVSHSSLLPGHALPVAPSAVAVSGEIHTFGGKVPFETPRPLETAEIPAVVGEYRRAAELSIAAGFDGVELHAATGYLPNQFQVTGSNRRTDAYGGSPEGRTRFTLEVVEALCEVRSADRVGIKVAPGFTVNDTFDDDPAETYTHLARRLDPLGLAYFHVGYDSGYSRGTAPPFNPVDLLRSAYTGTLLAVGGFTRASGQEAIEAGRADLIVYGRPFIANPDLVERFRLDAPLVTGDVRTFYGGDDHGYTDYPTLAEQGWSRENP; encoded by the coding sequence ATGGGTGAACGTCCGGGATTGTTCACGCCGGTGAGGGTCGGGCCGCTGGAGCTGCCCAACCGGATCGTCATGTCGCCCATGACCCGCATCCGGGCCGACGAGGGCTGCGCCCCCGGCGAGCGGATGGTTCGGTACTACGCCCAGCGGGCCTCGGCGGGGCTGATCATCACCGAGGGCACGCACCCCAGCCCCATGGGCCGGGGATACACCTCCCCGCCCGGACTGCACACCGAGGAGCAGGCGGCGGGCTGGCGGCGGGTGACCGATGCGGTCCACGCCGCCGGGGGCCGCATCTTCGTCCAGCTCATGCACGCCGGGCGGGTCTCCCACTCGTCGCTGCTGCCCGGCCACGCCCTGCCGGTCGCACCGTCGGCCGTCGCCGTCTCGGGGGAGATCCACACCTTCGGCGGCAAGGTACCCTTCGAGACGCCCCGCCCGCTGGAGACGGCGGAGATCCCCGCCGTGGTCGGGGAGTACCGCCGGGCGGCGGAGCTGTCGATCGCCGCCGGCTTCGACGGGGTGGAGCTCCATGCGGCGACCGGCTACCTGCCGAACCAGTTCCAGGTCACCGGCTCGAACCGCCGCACCGACGCCTACGGGGGCTCGCCGGAGGGGCGGACCCGCTTCACGCTGGAGGTGGTCGAGGCCCTGTGCGAGGTGCGGAGTGCGGATCGGGTCGGCATCAAGGTCGCCCCCGGTTTCACCGTCAACGACACATTCGACGACGACCCCGCCGAGACCTACACCCACCTCGCCCGGCGGCTGGACCCGCTCGGGCTGGCCTATTTCCACGTCGGCTACGACAGCGGCTACTCACGGGGGACCGCCCCGCCCTTCAACCCCGTCGATCTCCTGCGATCGGCCTACACCGGCACGCTGCTGGCCGTCGGCGGCTTCACCAGGGCGTCGGGGCAGGAGGCGATCGAGGCGGGTCGGGCCGACCTCATCGTCTACGGCCGGCCGTTCATCGCCAATCCCGACCTCGTGGAGCGGTTCCGGCTCGACGCCCCCCTGGTCACGGGAGACGTGCGGACGTTCTACGGCGGCGACGACCACGGGTACACGGACTATCCCACGCTGGCCGAGCAGGGCTGGTCACGGGAGAATCCCTAG
- the ycaC gene encoding isochorismate family cysteine hydrolase YcaC translates to MADYPAIPSRLSIDDAAVLLIDHQSGLLSRVQDYGPDEFRNNVLALAEAAKFFELPTILTTSFEQGPNGVIMPELKALFPDVPFIARPGQINAWDNEEFVAAVKATDRKQLVMAGVVTDVCVAFPALSALREGYEVFVVTDASGTFNKSVRDAALMRMQQAGAVMTSWFAVACELQRDMEGLARLLGDRLPAYRNLITSHQAVANR, encoded by the coding sequence ATGGCCGATTACCCGGCGATCCCCTCTCGGCTGTCGATCGACGACGCCGCCGTGCTGCTGATCGACCACCAGTCGGGACTCCTCTCGCGGGTGCAGGACTACGGCCCCGACGAGTTCCGCAACAACGTCCTGGCCCTGGCCGAGGCGGCGAAGTTCTTCGAGCTGCCCACGATCCTCACCACCAGCTTCGAGCAGGGGCCGAACGGCGTCATCATGCCCGAGCTGAAGGCGCTGTTCCCCGACGTCCCGTTCATCGCCCGCCCCGGCCAGATCAACGCCTGGGACAACGAGGAGTTCGTCGCCGCCGTGAAGGCGACCGACCGCAAGCAGCTGGTCATGGCTGGAGTGGTGACGGACGTGTGCGTGGCCTTCCCGGCCCTCTCGGCGCTGCGGGAGGGCTACGAGGTGTTCGTCGTCACCGACGCCTCGGGGACGTTCAACAAATCCGTGAGGGACGCCGCCCTGATGCGGATGCAGCAGGCCGGGGCGGTGATGACCAGCTGGTTCGCCGTGGCCTGCGAGCTGCAGCGGGACATGGAGGGCCTGGCCCGACTGCTGGGCGACCGCCTGCCGGCGTACCGGAACCTGATCACGAGCCACCAGGCCGTCGCCAACCGGTGA
- the wrbA gene encoding NAD(P)H:quinone oxidoreductase, producing MAVKIQVVFYSMHGHLYRMAEAVAEGARRVEGADVALFQVPELVPEEALEESGAKAARAAFAHVPVMEPGRLAEADAILFGTPTRFGNMCAQMRNFLDRTTRLWLSGALVGKVGSVFASTASQHGGQETTITSFHTTLLHHGMIIVGVPYSEQRLVQMDEIGGGTPYGATTLAGADGSRQPSAIELEIARFQGRHVAEITRRLVSGG from the coding sequence ATCGCCGTGAAGATCCAGGTGGTGTTCTACAGCATGCACGGCCACCTCTACCGCATGGCCGAGGCCGTCGCCGAGGGCGCCCGCCGGGTCGAGGGGGCGGACGTGGCCCTGTTTCAGGTGCCCGAGCTGGTGCCCGAGGAGGCGCTGGAGGAGAGCGGGGCGAAGGCCGCCCGGGCGGCCTTCGCCCACGTGCCGGTCATGGAGCCGGGCCGGCTGGCCGAGGCCGACGCCATCCTCTTCGGCACGCCGACCCGCTTCGGCAACATGTGCGCCCAGATGCGCAACTTCCTCGACCGCACGACGAGGCTCTGGCTCTCGGGCGCCCTGGTCGGCAAGGTGGGCAGCGTGTTCGCCTCCACGGCCAGCCAGCACGGCGGGCAGGAGACGACGATCACCAGCTTCCACACCACGCTGCTGCACCACGGCATGATCATCGTCGGCGTGCCGTACTCCGAGCAGCGGCTCGTGCAGATGGACGAGATCGGCGGCGGGACGCCCTACGGGGCGACCACGCTGGCCGGGGCCGACGGCAGTCGGCAGCCGAGCGCCATCGAGCTGGAGATCGCCCGCTTCCAGGGCCGACACGTCGCCGAGATCACCCGACGCCTGGTGTCCGGTGGATGA